A genomic segment from Syntrophotalea acetylenivorans encodes:
- a CDS encoding class I SAM-dependent methyltransferase, whose product MKTFLLDLLICPACLPDERPLQPDALQIQQEDIISGQLTCKTCSRNYPIREGVAFLSVANQVQGFIPSKYETASVLSSYLWSHFGDLLKDPAASDAYHQWAALLNSKNGLGIDIGAAVGRFSFELARKCDQVIGVDNSYAFVKAARNLLLTGKIKVNLAIEGVLTREETITLPKQWPTKNIDFIVGDALALPFRQDSFATLASLNLIDKVPKPLQHLTELNRIARDDKAQLLFSDPFSWSTEVAAEEDWLGGTSKGRHAGRGMDNLITLLQDHGNFLKPAWEINQQGQVWWKIRTHCNHFELIRSCYIKADRNP is encoded by the coding sequence ATGAAAACATTTCTGCTGGATTTACTGATTTGCCCGGCTTGCTTGCCGGATGAACGCCCCTTGCAACCTGACGCACTCCAAATACAACAAGAGGACATTATCTCTGGCCAGTTGACCTGTAAGACCTGCAGCCGCAACTATCCGATCCGCGAGGGGGTCGCTTTTCTGTCTGTAGCGAATCAGGTTCAGGGCTTTATACCTTCAAAATATGAAACAGCTTCAGTGCTGTCTTCTTACCTCTGGAGTCATTTCGGCGATCTCCTAAAAGACCCTGCTGCCTCGGACGCCTATCATCAGTGGGCTGCATTACTTAACTCAAAAAACGGATTGGGTATTGATATCGGTGCCGCTGTCGGGCGCTTCTCATTTGAGTTAGCCCGAAAATGCGACCAGGTCATCGGTGTGGACAACTCCTATGCATTTGTCAAGGCTGCCCGGAACCTGTTGTTAACTGGAAAGATAAAAGTCAACCTTGCCATCGAAGGGGTACTGACACGGGAAGAGACCATCACTCTGCCCAAACAATGGCCAACGAAAAATATCGACTTTATCGTCGGCGACGCTCTCGCCCTGCCCTTTCGCCAAGACAGTTTCGCTACGTTGGCCTCTTTGAACCTGATAGACAAGGTACCCAAACCATTGCAGCATCTGACCGAACTTAACCGCATTGCCCGGGATGACAAAGCCCAATTGCTGTTTTCAGATCCTTTTTCCTGGTCGACGGAAGTAGCGGCAGAAGAAGATTGGCTGGGAGGAACTTCGAAAGGCCGCCATGCCGGACGGGGCATGGACAATCTCATAACCTTGTTGCAGGACCACGGAAATTTCTTAAAACCGGCCTGGGAAATTAATCAACAAGGACAGGTGTGGTGGAAAATACGCACCCACTGCAACCATTTCGAACTGATTCGAAGCTGCTACATCAAGGCGGATCGTAATCCTTGA